TTGTTCTAATATAGTATAAATGAAGTATAAACTTTAATTATAATATATAAATCATGTATCGTGATAACAAAAAGAAAGAGTCTTTATCTCTTTCTTTTTGCTATTTCATAGGATTTATTAGTTAAAAGTTATGTTGAAAAAATGTCGAAATATGCTTTTGTTGTCTATAAAGATATGCTATTATTTATAAAGATATATTATTATTAAAAAAGCAATAAATAGCAGAAATAAAAATTAATTTTTCAAAGGAAATAAGGGGAGAACAAAATTGAATATGCTAATACTTTAGCAGAATAGGAAGAAGTACTTTAAAAATAAATACTGTAAACTTAGGAGGTGAGTGTGTAATGAATACATTGAATTTATCTGAAGAATACCCAATAACTATATATGTAAATGGAACAAACTTTGTAACATTAATGTGTACGCCAGAAGATTTAAAGGACCTTGCAGCAGGCCATTTAGTTAACTCTGGAGTAGTAAAAAGCATGAAGGACATTTTAATTATTATGGCATGTGATGATGAGCGCGAAATATATATTAATGCACCAAATGCCAATTTAAATGGAAATAAACTAAAGCAGATTATAGTAACAGGTTGTAGTGGAGGTACGGATATTTCTGAAAAACTAAAAGATCTGCCTAAAATACATTCGGACCATAAAGTGAGCACAGATGAAATTAAGCTCAGCTTTAAAAGAATGATAATGGAATCTAAAAAATATATGGAGCATGGAGGAATACATTCTTCAGCTTTAATAAGTGGTGACTTCTTCGTTACAAGAGAGGACGTAGCTAGGCACAACTCACAGGATAAGGTTACTGGATATGCTTTAATTAGAGATATAGATCTTACAAAATCTATGATTATTACTACTGGAAGAATTTCAGCAGATATGGTGTATAAAGCAGTTAACTCTAATGTTCCAATTATATGTTCTCTAAGTAACCCTACAACCCTTGCAGTTGATATTGCAGATAGATGTAATATAACTGTAGTAGGTAGGGCAATGAGACCAAATATGACTGTATATACCAATAGTCAAAGAGTACAATTTTAGTTAGGTTCTGAATTGTTATGCGTATAATATTTTTGACAACTATTCTACTAAAGTTTTTTGATAAATAGTGACCTAGTGTAAATTTATAACCTATGTACCATATATTAAGAAAATTCTCGAAAGGTTAAAATAATAATATTAAATACTGTTGCTTTGCGTAAATATATGTTATTATTTAAGTAGAAAC
This region of Alkaliphilus flagellatus genomic DNA includes:
- the fdhD gene encoding formate dehydrogenase accessory sulfurtransferase FdhD, encoding MNTLNLSEEYPITIYVNGTNFVTLMCTPEDLKDLAAGHLVNSGVVKSMKDILIIMACDDEREIYINAPNANLNGNKLKQIIVTGCSGGTDISEKLKDLPKIHSDHKVSTDEIKLSFKRMIMESKKYMEHGGIHSSALISGDFFVTREDVARHNSQDKVTGYALIRDIDLTKSMIITTGRISADMVYKAVNSNVPIICSLSNPTTLAVDIADRCNITVVGRAMRPNMTVYTNSQRVQF